A stretch of the Pedobacter sp. MC2016-14 genome encodes the following:
- a CDS encoding TMEM175 family protein: MEKETGRIEAFSDGVFAIAITLLVLELHIPELKEGEGPKDLLFKLVAQWPGYLAFMLSFFSIFIMWVNHHKLFKQIYKRNTAIMFSNGIILFLVCCVSYTSALMANFYDTPSRQLTITIYSGTFVLVNLSYNLCWFLASRDRSLLRPELGETEIKKIRNNYFYGLPTYLAAFALSFYFSVTALAINVLLWVFWAGSSGKIEVKNKMMAKSFFKTNN, translated from the coding sequence ATGGAAAAAGAAACAGGAAGAATAGAAGCCTTTAGCGATGGTGTATTTGCCATTGCAATAACCTTACTGGTATTGGAACTCCATATTCCTGAACTTAAAGAAGGAGAGGGGCCAAAAGACCTGCTGTTTAAACTGGTAGCGCAGTGGCCCGGTTACCTGGCTTTTATGCTTTCGTTTTTTAGCATTTTCATCATGTGGGTAAATCACCACAAGCTCTTTAAACAGATTTACAAAAGAAACACCGCCATTATGTTTTCTAATGGCATCATCCTTTTTCTGGTATGTTGTGTTTCTTATACCAGCGCATTAATGGCCAATTTTTACGATACACCTTCCCGGCAATTGACCATAACTATTTACAGCGGTACTTTTGTACTGGTTAACCTTTCTTATAACTTGTGCTGGTTTTTGGCTTCAAGGGACCGGAGTTTGCTGAGGCCGGAGCTTGGAGAAACTGAAATTAAAAAAATCAGAAACAATTACTTTTACGGACTGCCCACTTATCTGGCAGCATTTGCGCTCTCCTTTTATTTTTCCGTCACCGCACTCGCAATTAATGTTTTATTGTGGGTTTTCTGGGCAGGATCTTCAGGCAAAATAGAAGTCAAAAACAAAATGATGGCAAAAAGCTTTTTTAAAACAAATAACTAA
- a CDS encoding YoaK family protein has product MEIKKSIGFVTLVLTIVAGYCDTITFVAADKIFSAHVTGNFIVFAYQMIKGAEPDSWVKLLTFPVFLLAVMTGGWISSRIRNHHFLLCCEGILLILAGALAYVLCDTESELTTISMYVVTMIVVFAMGFQNAFGKLFAKETHGPTTMMTGNVTQVALDLSGLFATGFTGADYWVSLKKGLITLAGFLIGCVLGAIAGQWYGLAGVVLPGVAMVICYFSTPAQEGV; this is encoded by the coding sequence ATGGAAATTAAGAAAAGTATAGGGTTTGTAACACTGGTACTCACTATAGTTGCCGGTTATTGCGATACCATCACATTTGTGGCGGCTGATAAAATTTTTTCTGCCCATGTAACCGGAAACTTTATCGTTTTTGCTTATCAGATGATTAAAGGTGCAGAACCAGATTCATGGGTCAAGTTGTTAACCTTTCCTGTTTTTTTGCTTGCTGTGATGACCGGGGGCTGGATTTCATCAAGAATAAGAAATCATCATTTTTTGTTGTGTTGTGAAGGGATACTTCTGATTTTGGCTGGTGCCCTGGCGTATGTACTTTGTGATACTGAAAGCGAGCTGACCACAATTTCTATGTATGTTGTAACCATGATAGTGGTCTTTGCAATGGGCTTTCAGAATGCTTTTGGAAAACTGTTTGCGAAAGAAACACATGGCCCAACAACCATGATGACAGGGAATGTAACCCAGGTAGCGCTGGACCTTAGTGGTTTGTTTGCGACTGGGTTTACCGGTGCAGATTACTGGGTAAGTTTAAAGAAAGGCTTAATTACCCTTGCCGGGTTTTTAATAGGATGTGTGTTGGGAGCAATTGCCGGGCAATGGTATGGTCTGGCGGGGGTGGTTTTGCCTGGCGTGGCAATGGTGATTTGCTATTTTTCTACACCTGCACAAGAAGGAGTATAA
- a CDS encoding ATP-binding protein, producing MEKLKDTFFRAYFTMNVPRIIVRTDASVYTVISINDSFSRLTGIAEAHASGQSLFDLLKLEKDGTNGQQQLLDSCLAYAIQNNEQTNIPEFETFIISNGLRIQRWWKLELLPVIEVNGSGAYAVISVTDVTEHLLIQKQLDLAKANEQSLQEELAATNEELAAANEELNATIENLRQSQENLQELNNELENKVSLRTADLLLAQAELTSQHILMETILNEVPAGICVLKGAEMNLELVNAKLLQLWKRKKNIIGKPLTEVMPELLDQEFPEILNEVYVTGSPFSKSEAYAELIIDGVKTPVYRDFSYTPIKDNQGNTHSIVALTIDVTGRALARIREQQLMEEQSAINEELSAANEELAATNEELHEAQENQDRLIAVLARSEARFRNLIIEAPVAICVLKGTDYVIDAVNDEGLKILNKQSDIIGKSLRAALSEQERRPLQELLKMVSRSGETYYGNEVRAQFESDGQPEDGYFNFIFKPVKTSQDSIEEVIIVATNVTDLVNARNEKESAEVKLGLAIEAARMGSWYINAATNALEYNPTLAVLFGYEGSEPMTYEQAISRVTDDYRQKLEWEIEQAITHGGVYDMTYTMRRFNDEKIIWLRSLGKIHQDNQGNYTIFSGVVMDITEQKQDEQRKNDFIGMVSHELKTPLTSLNGYAQILHSKAKKQEDSFAINVLSKVTDQVKRMTTLINGFLNISRLESGKIHLVLQEFYLDELVRENIEEAELLSTAHEIIFKPCAPVLVKADRDKIGSVISNMISNAIKYSPNGIKKIEIQCQTTASAAQISVKDFGMGIAAADIPKLFDRFYRVESNQMHLISGFGIGLYLCSEIINHHHGKIWVESEPDQGSTFHFSLPLN from the coding sequence ATGGAAAAATTAAAAGACACATTCTTCAGGGCGTACTTTACAATGAATGTTCCGCGCATCATTGTTAGAACAGATGCTTCAGTTTACACGGTCATTTCAATTAACGATTCCTTTTCAAGATTAACCGGCATAGCGGAAGCACATGCCTCAGGTCAATCGCTTTTTGACTTATTGAAGCTGGAAAAAGATGGAACAAATGGACAACAACAACTTTTAGATAGTTGCCTGGCGTATGCCATACAAAATAATGAACAGACCAACATACCTGAATTTGAAACTTTTATCATCAGCAATGGCCTGCGCATTCAGCGGTGGTGGAAGCTGGAACTGCTTCCGGTTATAGAAGTCAATGGCAGCGGAGCCTATGCAGTGATTAGCGTAACCGATGTAACCGAACACCTTCTTATTCAAAAGCAGTTGGATTTGGCAAAGGCCAATGAGCAATCGCTGCAGGAAGAACTTGCGGCCACCAACGAAGAACTTGCCGCAGCAAATGAAGAACTCAATGCCACCATAGAAAACCTGAGGCAATCTCAGGAAAACTTACAGGAGCTGAACAATGAACTGGAGAATAAGGTATCATTGAGAACAGCAGACCTTCTTCTGGCGCAAGCCGAATTGACATCGCAGCATATTCTCATGGAAACCATTCTCAATGAAGTGCCCGCAGGTATATGTGTACTTAAAGGCGCTGAAATGAATCTTGAGCTGGTTAATGCTAAACTGCTGCAATTATGGAAGCGTAAAAAGAACATCATTGGCAAACCGCTAACGGAAGTTATGCCCGAGCTCCTGGATCAGGAATTTCCAGAGATATTAAATGAAGTATATGTTACGGGAAGCCCGTTTAGCAAAAGCGAAGCCTATGCAGAACTGATCATAGATGGTGTTAAAACTCCTGTATACAGAGATTTTTCTTACACCCCAATTAAAGATAATCAGGGTAACACACACAGCATAGTGGCTTTGACTATTGACGTGACCGGCCGTGCACTTGCACGGATCCGTGAACAACAATTAATGGAAGAGCAATCAGCCATTAATGAAGAGCTGTCGGCCGCTAACGAAGAGCTTGCTGCCACAAACGAGGAATTGCATGAAGCTCAGGAAAACCAGGACCGGTTAATTGCTGTACTAGCCAGGAGCGAAGCCCGGTTCCGGAACCTGATTATAGAGGCACCTGTGGCCATTTGTGTTTTAAAAGGAACAGATTATGTCATTGATGCTGTAAATGATGAAGGGCTTAAGATCCTGAACAAACAATCAGACATTATAGGGAAATCACTCCGGGCAGCCTTATCTGAGCAAGAGCGACGGCCATTACAGGAGTTGTTAAAAATGGTATCCAGATCTGGCGAAACGTATTATGGAAATGAGGTTCGTGCGCAATTTGAATCAGATGGGCAGCCGGAAGACGGTTATTTTAACTTCATTTTTAAACCAGTAAAAACAAGCCAGGACAGCATTGAAGAGGTGATTATCGTAGCTACAAATGTAACTGACCTGGTCAATGCACGTAACGAAAAAGAAAGTGCAGAGGTTAAACTTGGACTGGCCATTGAAGCGGCCAGAATGGGCTCATGGTATATTAATGCTGCAACTAACGCATTAGAATACAACCCAACACTTGCTGTTTTATTTGGATATGAAGGTTCTGAGCCAATGACCTATGAGCAGGCCATCTCCCGGGTAACAGATGATTACAGGCAAAAACTGGAATGGGAAATTGAGCAAGCCATTACTCATGGTGGAGTTTACGATATGACTTATACCATGAGACGATTTAACGACGAGAAAATCATATGGTTACGCTCATTGGGTAAAATTCATCAGGATAACCAGGGCAACTATACTATATTTTCTGGTGTAGTAATGGACATTACTGAACAAAAACAAGATGAGCAGCGGAAGAATGATTTTATTGGGATGGTAAGTCATGAATTGAAAACCCCATTAACCTCCTTAAATGGCTATGCACAAATCTTACATTCCAAGGCTAAAAAACAGGAGGATTCCTTTGCTATAAATGTACTGAGCAAAGTTACTGACCAGGTAAAAAGAATGACTACCCTGATCAATGGGTTTCTAAACATCTCCCGACTAGAATCGGGCAAAATTCATCTCGTGCTACAGGAGTTCTATTTGGATGAGCTGGTTAGAGAAAATATTGAAGAGGCAGAACTACTTTCTACCGCTCACGAAATTATATTTAAACCTTGCGCGCCTGTTCTTGTAAAAGCCGACCGCGATAAAATTGGATCGGTGATTTCAAATATGATCAGCAATGCCATTAAATATTCGCCTAATGGCATAAAAAAAATAGAAATACAGTGTCAAACCACCGCCTCTGCAGCTCAAATCAGTGTAAAAGACTTTGGAATGGGTATTGCTGCTGCTGATATTCCAAAACTTTTTGACCGCTTTTACCGGGTAGAAAGCAACCAAATGCATCTCATCTCTGGATTTGGAATTGGGCTCTACCTTTGCTCAGAGATCATTAACCATCATCATGGAAAAATATGGGTAGAAAGTGAACCCGATCAAGGTTCAACATTTCATTTTAGCCTGCCTTTAAACTGA
- a CDS encoding RNA polymerase sigma factor — protein sequence MNNLTFNTQVCSLRPSLSQFALKFTQNFDDADDLVQDTLLKAMRYEGMYKEGTNLKGWLYTIMKNTFINNYRSSTKRNQVMDTSEDLNSAQLSKSASNNAGENKFIQEDINKAMGALQADYYVPFIKYFQGFKYHEIAEELDIPIGTVKTRIHVARKILKANLKMYSQEFGNKRYID from the coding sequence ATGAATAACTTAACTTTCAATACCCAGGTTTGCAGCCTCCGCCCTTCTTTAAGTCAGTTTGCGTTGAAATTTACACAAAATTTTGATGATGCAGATGATCTGGTTCAGGATACTTTACTTAAAGCAATGCGTTATGAAGGCATGTATAAAGAAGGCACTAATCTTAAGGGCTGGTTATACACCATCATGAAAAATACTTTTATCAACAATTACAGAAGCTCCACCAAAAGAAATCAGGTGATGGATACCTCTGAAGATTTAAATTCTGCTCAGTTGTCCAAAAGCGCGTCCAATAATGCTGGTGAAAACAAGTTTATACAAGAAGACATCAATAAAGCAATGGGTGCCTTACAGGCAGATTATTACGTTCCTTTTATCAAGTATTTTCAAGGCTTCAAATATCATGAGATTGCCGAAGAACTTGATATCCCGATAGGAACGGTTAAAACCAGAATCCATGTGGCCAGAAAAATTCTGAAAGCCAACCTTAAAATGTACAGCCAGGAATTTGGTAATAAAAGGTACATCGATTAA
- a CDS encoding catalase, translating into MSKKNTPPKLGTETAIDKHLVQQPENTKTEKLAEHTADATNQAMTTNTGLKINDDQNSLKAGDRGATLLEDFVLREKITHFDHERIPERVVHARGSGAHGTFKVYESLAAVTKAKFLLDPALETPVFVRFSTVAGSKGSTDLARDVRGFAVRFYTQEGNFDLVGNNMPVFFIQDALKFPDLIHAVKPEPDNEIPQAASAHDTFWDFISLVPESAHMIMWAMSDRAIPRSYRMMEGFGVHTFRLIDAEGKSSFVKFHWKPLLGVHSVAWDEAQNISGKDPDFHRRDLWDAIESGAFPEWELGIQVVPEEDEFKFDFDLLDPTKLIPEELVPVQRVGKMTLNRNPDNFFAETEQVAFHLGNIVPGIDFTNDPLLQGRLFSYTDTQLLRLGGPNFHEIPINRPVVGVHNNQRDGHMRQTINKGKVSYSPNSLGNNDPAQVKEADGGFVSYGERIEAHKVRARSKSFFDHFSQARLFFNSQSDPEKNHLIDALTFELGKVKTIAIRVRMLGILEQIDKGLAAEVAFGLRLHLPEKADLPGNQSIPADANAADYQSVQVEGSLDKSAALSMAGTIKNTIKSRKIAILAADGVDAKSLLTVKKALEAEGAVVEVIAPRLNYIIGTKDENIEVDQSFLGAASVLFDAVYVPGGTNSVASLEADADAIHFLNESFKHCKAIAADTGAMQVLEATYFIKKLPTDFSDETVLKEGIVIGDHAGKLAKQFITAIAQHRFWEREVPRKIPA; encoded by the coding sequence ATGAGCAAGAAAAACACACCTCCTAAATTAGGAACAGAAACTGCAATAGATAAGCATTTGGTGCAACAGCCGGAAAATACAAAAACCGAAAAGCTGGCCGAGCATACTGCTGACGCGACCAACCAGGCAATGACCACAAACACAGGGTTAAAGATCAATGACGACCAAAACTCTTTAAAAGCAGGCGACCGTGGAGCTACTTTATTGGAAGATTTTGTACTCAGGGAAAAGATCACTCATTTTGATCATGAGCGCATCCCCGAACGGGTAGTTCATGCCAGGGGATCTGGTGCGCATGGAACTTTCAAAGTATATGAATCTTTAGCTGCGGTAACAAAGGCAAAATTCCTGCTCGACCCAGCATTGGAAACACCTGTATTTGTACGTTTCTCTACCGTAGCCGGCTCAAAAGGCTCTACCGATCTGGCAAGAGATGTTCGCGGCTTCGCTGTTAGATTTTACACTCAGGAAGGCAATTTTGATTTAGTAGGCAACAACATGCCTGTATTTTTTATTCAGGATGCCTTGAAATTTCCTGATCTGATACATGCTGTTAAGCCAGAACCTGACAATGAAATACCACAGGCGGCTTCTGCCCATGATACCTTTTGGGATTTTATCTCTCTGGTACCAGAATCTGCGCACATGATCATGTGGGCAATGAGTGACAGGGCCATTCCAAGAAGTTATAGAATGATGGAGGGCTTTGGTGTCCACACCTTCCGTTTAATTGATGCTGAAGGGAAATCAAGCTTTGTGAAATTCCATTGGAAGCCACTGTTAGGTGTGCATTCGGTAGCATGGGACGAAGCACAAAATATTTCGGGTAAAGACCCTGATTTTCATCGCAGGGATCTTTGGGATGCCATAGAAAGTGGTGCCTTTCCAGAATGGGAATTGGGAATTCAGGTAGTTCCTGAAGAGGATGAATTCAAATTCGATTTTGATCTTTTAGATCCTACAAAATTAATCCCAGAGGAACTAGTACCAGTACAGCGTGTGGGTAAAATGACACTTAACCGCAATCCTGACAACTTCTTTGCCGAGACAGAACAGGTGGCTTTTCACCTGGGAAATATTGTTCCCGGAATAGATTTCACAAACGATCCATTGTTACAAGGCCGCTTGTTCTCTTATACTGATACGCAGTTGTTGCGTCTGGGTGGTCCAAATTTTCATGAAATCCCCATCAACCGCCCTGTTGTGGGCGTCCACAACAATCAGCGCGATGGTCATATGCGTCAAACCATCAACAAAGGTAAAGTAAGCTATAGCCCCAATTCCCTCGGCAATAATGACCCCGCCCAGGTAAAAGAGGCGGATGGCGGTTTTGTAAGTTATGGAGAACGTATAGAAGCACATAAGGTACGAGCCAGAAGTAAAAGCTTTTTTGATCACTTTAGTCAGGCACGCCTGTTTTTCAATAGCCAGTCCGACCCAGAAAAAAACCACCTTATTGATGCACTTACCTTTGAACTTGGAAAAGTAAAAACTATCGCCATCAGGGTTAGAATGTTGGGGATCCTGGAACAGATTGACAAAGGATTAGCGGCAGAAGTGGCCTTCGGGTTAAGGTTGCATTTACCTGAAAAAGCAGATTTGCCAGGCAACCAAAGTATTCCCGCCGATGCAAACGCGGCAGACTACCAGTCGGTGCAAGTTGAAGGATCACTGGACAAATCAGCTGCACTAAGTATGGCGGGCACCATAAAAAATACCATTAAAAGCAGGAAAATAGCCATCCTGGCTGCTGATGGTGTAGATGCAAAATCGCTGCTTACGGTAAAAAAAGCGTTAGAAGCTGAAGGTGCCGTGGTGGAAGTGATTGCACCAAGACTTAACTACATTATTGGTACAAAGGATGAAAACATTGAGGTAGACCAAAGCTTTTTGGGCGCTGCCTCTGTATTGTTTGATGCTGTGTATGTCCCCGGTGGAACCAACAGCGTTGCCAGTCTGGAAGCAGACGCAGATGCTATTCATTTCCTTAATGAGTCTTTTAAACATTGCAAAGCCATTGCAGCAGATACTGGGGCAATGCAGGTTTTAGAAGCTACCTATTTCATTAAAAAACTACCTACGGACTTTAGTGATGAAACCGTATTAAAAGAAGGAATTGTCATTGGAGACCATGCGGGCAAATTGGCAAAACAATTTATCACGGCTATCGCTCAGCATCGTTTTTGGGAGCGGGAAGTGCCCAGAAAAATTCCGGCATAA
- a CDS encoding ferritin-like domain-containing protein, translating into MKQQKSGDAKFSTKTNPIAEPALMELFLDCIKDIYWAENHLVKSLPKMQQSASSPELTTAIGDHLEETKVHVSRLEKVFGLLGQKVQAKKCDAMEGLSKEAEGIVESTEAGTATRDVGIILASQKVEHYEIATYGGIYQLAVTLGLDEVAELLAQTLAEEKAADQKLSDVAESSVNYKAAEEA; encoded by the coding sequence ATGAAACAACAAAAATCCGGTGATGCCAAGTTCAGCACCAAAACCAACCCCATAGCAGAGCCTGCTTTAATGGAATTATTTCTTGATTGCATCAAAGACATTTATTGGGCAGAAAACCATTTGGTAAAATCCCTGCCTAAAATGCAGCAGTCTGCCAGCTCCCCTGAGTTGACTACTGCAATTGGCGACCACCTTGAAGAAACGAAAGTACATGTAAGCAGACTGGAAAAGGTATTTGGGCTTTTGGGCCAAAAAGTACAGGCAAAAAAATGTGATGCGATGGAAGGACTTTCCAAAGAGGCCGAAGGCATTGTTGAAAGTACAGAAGCCGGAACTGCAACCAGAGATGTAGGGATTATACTGGCCTCGCAAAAAGTAGAGCATTATGAAATTGCCACTTATGGCGGCATATACCAGCTTGCGGTGACACTTGGTCTTGATGAGGTTGCAGAATTGCTGGCCCAGACTTTAGCGGAAGAAAAGGCCGCCGATCAAAAACTATCCGATGTTGCAGAAAGCAGCGTAAATTATAAAGCGGCTGAAGAAGCTTAA
- a CDS encoding alpha/beta fold hydrolase has product MSVITVKDGTQIYYKDWGTGQPIVFHHGWPLSADDWDAQMMFFLVKGYRVIAHDRRGHGRSGQSSGGNDMDTYVADIAELTAALDLKDAIHIGHSTGGGEVIRYVAKHGKGRVAKAVLISAVTPIMVQNDSNPEGVSLSVFDEIRLGTGFNRAQYYYDFPIAFYGWNREGKTVAEGIKHNWWRQGMMGSVKAHYEGIKAFSESDFTEDLKSVEIPVLVMHGEDDQIVPYGQAPRAAKLLKDGKLISYPGFPHGMPTTEADTINKDLLAFIES; this is encoded by the coding sequence ATGAGTGTAATTACAGTTAAAGACGGTACACAAATTTATTACAAAGATTGGGGCACAGGACAACCAATTGTATTTCATCACGGATGGCCTTTATCAGCAGACGATTGGGATGCCCAAATGATGTTTTTTCTGGTTAAGGGCTATAGGGTAATTGCACATGACCGCAGAGGACATGGACGCTCCGGACAAAGCTCTGGCGGAAATGATATGGATACCTATGTGGCAGACATTGCTGAATTAACAGCAGCACTGGATTTAAAAGATGCCATTCATATTGGTCATTCAACTGGTGGCGGCGAGGTGATCCGTTACGTTGCCAAACATGGAAAAGGTCGTGTAGCTAAGGCGGTATTGATTAGTGCCGTTACACCCATTATGGTTCAAAATGATAGCAATCCAGAAGGTGTGTCATTATCTGTATTTGATGAAATACGCTTAGGAACTGGATTTAACAGGGCACAGTATTACTACGATTTCCCTATCGCCTTTTATGGCTGGAACCGCGAGGGTAAAACAGTTGCCGAGGGAATTAAGCATAACTGGTGGCGTCAGGGTATGATGGGCTCGGTAAAAGCGCATTATGAAGGCATCAAAGCTTTCTCTGAATCAGATTTCACTGAGGATCTTAAAAGTGTAGAGATTCCGGTGCTGGTAATGCATGGCGAAGACGATCAAATTGTGCCTTATGGCCAGGCTCCCAGAGCTGCAAAACTCCTTAAGGATGGAAAACTGATTTCTTACCCGGGTTTTCCTCATGGCATGCCTACTACGGAAGCAGATACCATCAATAAAGATCTTTTAGCCTTTATTGAATCCTAA
- a CDS encoding ankyrin repeat domain-containing protein, with protein MEKLSRLIGAARSGDLDILREMIADGADLDWKDEKGYTPLIISCYNNKIEAAALLIKAGANVDACDIGGNTALMGVSFKGYPHIVNLLIDHGANVDLQHGNGGTALMFAAMFGRNDVLKILIDKGADKSLVDVRGLSVFDLAAQQGNEEALSLLYKD; from the coding sequence ATGGAAAAATTAAGTAGGCTTATAGGTGCTGCCCGCTCTGGCGACCTTGATATTTTGAGAGAAATGATTGCCGATGGGGCTGACTTGGATTGGAAGGATGAGAAGGGATATACGCCACTAATCATTTCATGTTATAACAATAAAATTGAGGCTGCTGCTTTATTGATTAAAGCAGGTGCCAATGTAGATGCTTGTGATATTGGTGGCAATACGGCCTTAATGGGTGTAAGTTTTAAGGGTTACCCGCACATTGTCAATTTGCTAATTGATCATGGCGCTAATGTTGATTTACAACATGGGAATGGAGGAACAGCATTAATGTTTGCTGCAATGTTTGGACGTAACGATGTATTAAAGATTTTAATTGATAAAGGGGCTGATAAAAGCCTTGTAGACGTACGCGGTCTTTCTGTATTTGATCTGGCCGCGCAGCAGGGCAATGAAGAAGCATTAAGCTTGCTCTATAAAGATTGA